In the genome of Hymenobacter taeanensis, one region contains:
- a CDS encoding thioredoxin domain-containing protein — protein MSTPISSPGFSNRLAQETSPYLLQHAHNPVEWYPWGEEALTRAQAEQKPILVSIGYAACHWCHVMERESFENPQIAAVMNRYFICIKVDREERPDVDQVYMDALQAMGLAGGWPLNVFLNPEAKPFYGGTYFQPRNWVQLLESIGRGYAGEHRAELDASADQFAQVLQASELDKYRLPATNAGLSDDQFKLLVYNLAARFDHEKGGINRAPKFPMPSIWRFLLRTHALTNSDALLAQLHLTLREMAWGGIHDQVGGGFARYSVDENWLVPHFEKMLYDNGQLLSLYAEAFQHTQDELYRQVTYGIVGFVERELMSPNSGFYSSLDADSEGEEGKFYIWTRAELQAVLGDEELLASEYYGCTALGNWEHGSNILHRQESDKAFAQHHQLAPSVLADLVSGWKHKLLQARESRLRPGLDDKILTGWNALMLQGLIDAYRAFQEPKFLKLALRNAAFLQQNLRLGNQLYRNYKNGHATIHAFLEDYALLIQAYISLYEATFAEEWLHEADALVAYVLENFFDPTENQFFYTNARSEALIARKKELFDNVIPASNSVMAHNLHRLGLHLEKERYTELAGLILQQVHELVVKEPHNLANWAALYAARLRPTAEVAIVGPEAARFRANLSQHYLPNVVLAGTSSSSELPLLANREARHNSTTIYVCYNRTCQQPVHSVAEALAQLA, from the coding sequence ATGTCAACACCCATCTCTTCTCCTGGCTTCAGCAACCGCTTGGCGCAGGAAACCAGCCCGTATTTGCTTCAGCACGCCCATAACCCTGTAGAATGGTACCCTTGGGGTGAAGAGGCTTTAACACGAGCACAGGCAGAGCAAAAACCGATTTTGGTGAGCATTGGATATGCAGCCTGCCATTGGTGCCACGTGATGGAGCGAGAGTCGTTTGAGAACCCGCAGATAGCAGCGGTAATGAACCGCTATTTTATCTGCATAAAGGTAGATAGGGAGGAGCGGCCCGATGTAGACCAAGTATACATGGATGCGCTGCAGGCTATGGGGCTGGCGGGTGGTTGGCCCCTGAACGTCTTTCTGAACCCAGAGGCCAAACCTTTCTACGGCGGCACGTATTTTCAGCCCCGTAACTGGGTGCAGCTGCTGGAAAGTATTGGCCGGGGCTATGCCGGAGAGCACCGTGCCGAGCTGGACGCTTCAGCAGATCAGTTTGCGCAAGTACTTCAGGCAAGTGAACTGGACAAGTACCGCCTGCCAGCTACCAATGCTGGTCTTTCCGACGACCAGTTTAAGCTGCTCGTCTACAACTTGGCCGCCCGCTTCGACCATGAGAAAGGCGGAATTAATCGAGCGCCAAAATTCCCGATGCCCAGCATCTGGCGTTTTCTGCTCCGCACCCACGCATTAACCAACAGCGATGCCCTTTTGGCGCAGTTGCACCTTACATTGCGCGAAATGGCCTGGGGCGGTATCCATGATCAGGTAGGCGGCGGGTTTGCTCGTTATTCAGTTGATGAAAATTGGCTGGTGCCGCATTTTGAAAAGATGCTCTATGACAATGGCCAACTACTTAGCCTGTATGCAGAGGCCTTTCAACACACGCAGGATGAGCTTTACCGGCAAGTGACCTACGGTATAGTTGGGTTTGTGGAGCGTGAGCTGATGAGCCCCAATAGTGGTTTTTATTCTTCACTTGATGCAGACAGCGAGGGCGAGGAAGGCAAGTTCTACATCTGGACCCGAGCGGAGCTACAGGCAGTTTTGGGTGATGAGGAGCTGTTGGCCAGCGAGTATTATGGCTGCACTGCCCTGGGCAACTGGGAGCATGGCAGTAACATTTTGCACCGCCAAGAGTCTGACAAGGCTTTTGCGCAACATCATCAGCTTGCACCCAGCGTTCTGGCTGACTTGGTTTCTGGTTGGAAGCACAAACTCCTCCAGGCGCGAGAAAGCCGCCTACGCCCGGGCCTTGACGATAAAATTCTGACGGGCTGGAATGCGCTTATGCTACAAGGGCTGATTGATGCCTACCGCGCTTTTCAGGAGCCTAAGTTTTTAAAACTAGCCCTACGAAACGCCGCATTTCTGCAACAGAACCTACGCCTAGGCAACCAGCTATACCGCAACTATAAGAATGGGCATGCTACCATTCATGCGTTCCTGGAAGATTATGCCCTGCTGATACAGGCCTACATCAGCCTCTATGAGGCTACGTTTGCAGAGGAGTGGCTGCATGAAGCCGACGCGTTAGTGGCTTACGTACTGGAAAACTTCTTCGACCCCACTGAAAACCAGTTCTTCTATACCAACGCTCGGAGCGAAGCGCTAATAGCCCGCAAAAAGGAGCTTTTTGACAATGTTATTCCGGCGTCTAACTCCGTGATGGCGCATAACCTGCACCGCCTAGGCCTCCACCTAGAAAAAGAGCGCTACACCGAGTTAGCCGGACTTATACTACAACAAGTACACGAGCTGGTGGTGAAAGAACCGCACAACCTTGCTAACTGGGCAGCCCTCTATGCGGCTCGCCTACGCCCCACGGCAGAAGTAGCCATTGTGGGCCCGGAGGCCGCACGGTTCAGAGCGAACCTGAGCCAGCACTACCTGCCTAACGTAGTGCTGGCTGGCACCAGCAGCTCTAGTGAGCTACCGTTGCTTGCTAACCGCGAGGCCCGTCATAATAGCACAACCATTTACGTGTGCTATAACCGAACTTGTCAGCAGCCGGTGCACTCGGTGGCCGAGGCGCTGGCTCAACTGGCCTAG